A window from Sphingobacterium hotanense encodes these proteins:
- a CDS encoding sugar MFS transporter — translation MNAQVLDRRTTLISIGIIGTMFFVFGFVSWVNAILIPYFKIACELTNFQSYLVAFAFYISYLVMSMPSSYLLKRVGYKRGITIGFWIMAVGALLFVPAAYGRTYAIFLLGLFTLGSGLAVLQTVANLYITMIGEKERAAQRISIMGICNKGAGILAPLAFSWAILRPTDNELFKQIPLMDEVTRAQTLDELILRVVVPYIVVAAVLFLIGLFVKYSPLPEIENREEDKDAESKSGVFQFPNLVLGAVAIFLHVGTQVIAIDTIINYAGAMGLSLLEAKALPSYVLTATIIGYLLGITLIPALISQKRMLQICSIVGLILSLLVCLVSYQVNWLGHHLDVSIWFLAMIGVPNALIWAGIWPLALDGLGKYAKQGSALLIMGLCGNAILPMIYGLVADSHDVKTAYWVLVPCFLYIVFYAFIGHRFKSWK, via the coding sequence ATGAACGCACAAGTTTTAGATAGACGCACTACCTTAATTTCCATAGGCATCATTGGGACGATGTTCTTTGTCTTCGGGTTTGTATCCTGGGTCAATGCCATTTTAATCCCATATTTTAAGATTGCCTGTGAGCTGACGAATTTTCAATCTTATTTAGTTGCCTTTGCTTTCTATATTTCCTATTTGGTTATGTCTATGCCGTCGTCTTATCTACTCAAGCGCGTTGGTTATAAAAGGGGGATTACGATTGGTTTCTGGATCATGGCTGTGGGCGCTTTATTGTTCGTGCCGGCGGCTTACGGCAGAACATATGCGATATTTTTGCTCGGCTTGTTCACGCTAGGCTCTGGCCTTGCGGTATTGCAGACTGTAGCGAATTTATATATCACCATGATCGGTGAGAAGGAGCGTGCAGCACAGCGTATTAGTATAATGGGGATATGCAACAAAGGGGCCGGGATTCTGGCCCCCCTTGCGTTCTCTTGGGCTATTCTGCGCCCGACGGATAATGAGTTGTTCAAGCAGATTCCTTTAATGGATGAAGTGACGAGAGCACAAACGCTCGACGAGCTTATTTTGCGTGTCGTAGTGCCTTATATAGTCGTTGCTGCGGTATTATTTCTGATAGGGCTTTTCGTGAAATATTCACCGTTGCCTGAAATTGAAAACCGGGAGGAAGACAAAGATGCCGAATCGAAGTCTGGTGTTTTTCAGTTTCCTAACTTGGTATTAGGAGCTGTCGCTATCTTTCTGCATGTCGGGACACAAGTTATCGCCATTGACACCATTATTAATTATGCGGGTGCAATGGGGCTTTCCTTGTTAGAAGCTAAGGCATTACCGTCTTATGTATTGACGGCAACGATTATTGGCTATCTTTTGGGTATCACCTTGATACCTGCACTGATATCACAAAAACGCATGCTGCAAATATGTTCAATCGTTGGGCTAATCTTATCCTTATTAGTTTGCCTAGTGAGCTATCAAGTGAATTGGCTCGGCCATCATTTGGATGTGTCCATTTGGTTTTTGGCGATGATCGGAGTTCCTAATGCTTTGATATGGGCCGGTATTTGGCCATTGGCATTAGATGGACTTGGCAAATACGCAAAACAGGGTTCCGCTCTCTTAATTATGGGGCTATGTGGGAACGCGATATTGCCGATGATCTACGGGTTGGTTGCAGATTCTCACGATGTAAAAACGGCTTATTGGGTATTAGTTCCATGTTTTTTGTATATTGTGTTCTATGCCTTCATCGGGCACCGTTTTAAATCTTGGAAATAA
- the nagA gene encoding N-acetylglucosamine-6-phosphate deacetylase, with protein sequence MISIINVKIITPFRVIEKGYVSIENGRIVAVEESTDWPKASSNHEIVDAQGHYLSPGFIDIHIHGGGGSDFMDNDIDAYLNIAETHARFGTTAMLPTTLTSEQDLLLETFEVYAKSLEKNEKGARFYGLHLEGPYFAMEQRGAQDPRYIRNPNPEEYEPILSKYKHLIARWSAAPELPGALTFGQRVCEEGILLALAHTDAVYDEVVKGVEAGYKLATHLYSGMSGMTRRNAYRYAGAIESCLLIDDIDVEIIADGTHLPEPFLKLITKVKAKNQIILITDAMRAAGTDATESILGSKENGLAVVVEDGVAKLPDRKSFAGSVATADRLIRTMTKIAGLELKDAVHMLTVNPARILGLQHQIGAISKGLQADLILFDENIQVQKTMIEGRFVYEK encoded by the coding sequence ATGATCAGTATAATTAATGTGAAAATTATTACCCCTTTTCGAGTTATTGAGAAGGGTTATGTGAGTATTGAAAATGGCCGGATCGTGGCTGTTGAGGAATCAACAGATTGGCCCAAAGCGAGTAGTAATCACGAAATTGTCGATGCGCAAGGGCATTACTTGTCGCCGGGCTTTATCGATATTCATATTCACGGTGGTGGCGGTTCGGACTTTATGGATAACGACATTGATGCCTATCTTAACATTGCGGAAACGCATGCGCGTTTTGGTACGACGGCTATGTTGCCTACCACCTTAACCAGCGAACAAGATTTACTCTTGGAAACGTTTGAGGTTTACGCAAAATCGTTGGAGAAGAATGAAAAAGGAGCGAGGTTCTATGGTCTGCACCTGGAAGGGCCATACTTTGCGATGGAACAGCGCGGTGCTCAGGATCCTCGATATATTCGGAATCCTAATCCTGAGGAATATGAGCCCATCTTGTCTAAATACAAGCATTTGATAGCTCGATGGAGCGCAGCACCGGAATTGCCAGGAGCGTTGACCTTTGGGCAGCGGGTCTGCGAAGAGGGGATTTTATTGGCTTTAGCACATACGGATGCGGTTTACGACGAGGTGGTAAAAGGAGTGGAGGCTGGTTATAAATTAGCGACGCATCTTTACTCCGGCATGTCGGGTATGACGCGACGGAATGCATACCGATATGCAGGTGCGATAGAATCCTGCTTACTGATTGATGATATCGATGTGGAAATTATTGCGGATGGGACACACCTGCCGGAGCCATTTTTGAAACTGATCACGAAGGTTAAGGCGAAGAATCAAATTATTTTGATTACCGATGCGATGCGTGCAGCAGGAACTGATGCGACAGAAAGTATCTTGGGTAGTAAAGAAAATGGTCTTGCTGTGGTGGTGGAAGATGGGGTTGCTAAACTTCCGGATCGTAAATCCTTTGCGGGAAGCGTAGCGACGGCTGATCGATTGATTCGCACGATGACAAAGATAGCTGGTTTGGAACTTAAAGATGCTGTGCATATGCTTACCGTTAATCCTGCGAGAATATTAGGTTTACAGCATCAGATTGGAGCGATCAGCAAGGGCTTACAAGCTGATTTGATATTGTTTGATGAAAATATCCAGGTTCAAAAAACCATGATAGAAGGTCGCTTCGTTTATGAGAAGTAA
- a CDS encoding LacI family DNA-binding transcriptional regulator — MIKKGFGIKNIAEMLGISVSTVSRALRDAHDINPETKEKVLKLAKELNFKPNKNAAALASGSTKNIGVIIPFITNYYFSTVISGIQEAAYQLGYNIILFVTNDEEEREKQLIENLDLASLDGLLISLSSNSSSIEHFESLINEGLPLVFFDRVPNEINASKVMQSDFEGAFLATSHLIRKGYKRIAHLAGPESLKFTQERLRGYLSALKQAQIPVYEQYIIHSGFSPQHGYADTQQLLALEELPDAIFAVNDRKAIGAIQALKDAKKRVGEEVGVIGFTNDPMCTVIEPNLTTVEEPAFQIGEQSCELLIKHIKNKQFEPRSVLIPCRLIARDST, encoded by the coding sequence ATGATCAAGAAAGGATTTGGAATCAAGAATATTGCCGAAATGCTGGGCATCTCTGTTTCTACGGTATCTAGAGCATTGCGCGATGCGCATGACATCAACCCGGAAACCAAAGAAAAAGTACTCAAGCTGGCCAAAGAACTCAATTTCAAACCCAATAAAAATGCCGCTGCACTAGCCTCCGGAAGCACCAAAAACATTGGCGTTATCATCCCGTTTATTACAAACTATTATTTCAGCACGGTCATATCCGGAATACAAGAAGCAGCCTATCAACTCGGATACAATATCATTCTATTTGTGACCAATGATGAAGAAGAGCGCGAAAAACAACTCATCGAAAACCTGGACCTCGCAAGCCTTGATGGTCTTTTGATATCTTTATCCTCAAATTCCAGCAGCATAGAGCACTTCGAATCACTAATAAATGAAGGCCTTCCCTTAGTATTCTTTGACCGCGTTCCGAATGAAATCAATGCATCCAAAGTGATGCAAAGCGACTTTGAAGGAGCGTTCCTGGCGACAAGCCATCTAATTCGAAAAGGATACAAGCGCATAGCACACCTAGCAGGGCCGGAAAGCCTCAAATTCACACAAGAAAGATTAAGGGGATATTTAAGTGCTTTGAAACAAGCTCAAATTCCCGTTTATGAACAGTATATCATACATTCCGGATTCTCTCCTCAGCATGGCTATGCCGACACTCAGCAATTGCTGGCATTAGAAGAACTTCCTGATGCGATATTCGCTGTAAACGACCGTAAGGCTATTGGAGCAATTCAAGCGCTGAAAGACGCTAAAAAACGTGTCGGAGAGGAAGTCGGCGTTATCGGATTTACAAACGACCCCATGTGCACCGTGATAGAGCCTAATTTGACAACCGTAGAGGAACCGGCCTTTCAAATTGGCGAGCAAAGTTGTGAACTATTGATCAAGCATATCAAAAATAAACAGTTCGAGCCGCGTTCAGTACTTATCCCATGCCGACTCATTGCAAGAGATTCTACTTAA
- a CDS encoding SMR family transporter, whose product MKTYLLSLILSIGLGAVAQLLLKKAALLGTATQAIEKFKQLTATPFLWGGLLCYGLSLVFWLDVLSKLELSRAYPLVSLGYIASLILGYFFLHEPITLSKVIGITLIISGVYFIAR is encoded by the coding sequence ATGAAAACATACCTACTCAGCCTGATTCTAAGTATCGGTCTCGGCGCGGTCGCTCAGCTCCTACTCAAGAAAGCCGCATTATTGGGCACTGCTACGCAAGCAATAGAAAAGTTTAAACAGTTAACTGCCACTCCTTTTTTGTGGGGCGGCTTGCTCTGTTATGGCTTAAGCTTGGTATTTTGGCTAGATGTACTCTCCAAATTAGAACTAAGTCGAGCATATCCCCTCGTGAGCTTAGGTTACATCGCATCGCTGATCCTCGGATATTTTTTTCTTCATGAGCCAATCACCCTATCAAAAGTAATTGGCATTACCTTGATCATTTCTGGGGTATATTTTATCGCACGTTAA
- a CDS encoding HAD family hydrolase, with product MNKKHLELFDFDGTLTRKDTFVDLIKFQFGIAKLLLGFGMYLPHLFLMKVKLYSNAKTKQKIFKHFFKGTDIDSFNKLCQSYCDSRFLEIMRPSALTYLEQSKAEKAIVSASIQNWVKCFAERLNIEIILATEIEIDEYGKLTGNFSSNNCHGDEKVVRIKSLIDDRSSFQITAFGDSNGDKAMIKYADKGHYNYFK from the coding sequence ATGAATAAAAAGCATCTCGAGTTATTTGACTTTGACGGAACATTAACCCGCAAGGATACCTTCGTCGATCTGATCAAGTTCCAGTTTGGAATCGCAAAGTTATTGCTAGGCTTTGGAATGTATTTACCCCATCTGTTCTTGATGAAAGTGAAGCTTTATTCCAATGCCAAAACTAAACAGAAGATCTTCAAACACTTTTTCAAGGGAACGGATATCGATAGTTTCAACAAACTTTGCCAATCCTACTGCGATAGCCGATTTCTTGAAATCATGCGCCCTTCAGCATTGACCTACTTAGAACAGTCCAAAGCCGAAAAAGCCATTGTATCAGCAAGCATTCAAAATTGGGTAAAATGTTTCGCAGAGCGACTAAATATTGAAATAATACTAGCTACTGAGATTGAAATCGACGAATACGGAAAACTTACAGGAAATTTTTCATCCAACAACTGTCATGGCGACGAAAAGGTCGTGAGGATAAAAAGTTTAATTGACGACAGATCTTCCTTCCAAATCACAGCATTTGGAGACAGCAACGGAGATAAGGCGATGATAAAATATGCTGATAAAGGACATTATAACTATTTCAAATGA
- a CDS encoding UbiA prenyltransferase family protein produces the protein MYTVSPEVIERFNSPHIYLTTIFVLGGIVRYLQLALVYERTGSPTEILLKDRFIQSGLLLWILSFYLIIYLNE, from the coding sequence ATGTACACCGTATCCCCTGAAGTAATTGAACGCTTTAACTCACCGCATATCTATTTGACCACTATCTTTGTTTTAGGCGGAATCGTTCGATATTTACAATTAGCACTTGTTTATGAAAGAACCGGAAGCCCTACAGAAATACTCCTCAAAGATCGCTTTATCCAATCAGGCCTCCTACTCTGGATCCTATCCTTCTACCTAATCATCTATTTAAATGAATAA
- a CDS encoding UbiA prenyltransferase family protein, producing the protein MGNLFALIRPKHWTKNLFVFLPLFFAGELGNKDLLANCLLAFVAFSFVASAIYCINDILDIEEDRKHPKKRYRPIASGAVSIRTAIIICVVLVVLAFSIIYLLSQTNMWQQIFILVCYFVLNILYCFLLKMIAIIDVMIIAKGFVLRILMGGSATNIELTHWIIIMTFLLTLHWLCKASRRFGNTKK; encoded by the coding sequence ATGGGAAATTTATTCGCACTAATAAGGCCTAAACATTGGACCAAGAACCTATTTGTGTTCTTGCCGCTTTTCTTCGCCGGCGAGCTTGGAAACAAGGATTTACTAGCGAATTGCCTCTTAGCGTTCGTCGCTTTTAGCTTCGTAGCAAGCGCTATTTACTGTATTAACGATATCTTGGATATCGAAGAAGATAGAAAACATCCGAAAAAACGATATCGACCAATCGCCTCAGGCGCGGTCTCCATCCGAACAGCAATCATTATCTGCGTGGTTTTAGTTGTTTTGGCATTTTCAATAATCTATTTGTTGTCGCAGACCAACATGTGGCAACAAATATTCATACTTGTATGTTACTTCGTATTAAATATTTTATACTGTTTCCTTCTAAAAATGATCGCTATTATCGACGTGATGATAATTGCAAAAGGATTCGTCTTAAGAATATTAATGGGCGGATCGGCAACAAATATTGAATTGACACATTGGATTATCATCATGACCTTTTTGCTTACTCTTCATTGGCTTTGCAAAGCGTCGCGACGATTTGGTAATACAAAAAAATAA
- a CDS encoding ISAon1 family transposase N-terminal region protein, translated as MHESFNALMPLIIPEGVSDYFEMTHYSKEEKRLDIFLEELNNTPEEYQGQKLISKGFFEPVTLQDFPIRGMQVYLHVKRRRWLNQDTDKVVYRNWELVAKGTRITQDFAAFLKGISGQPGS; from the coding sequence ATGCACGAATCTTTCAACGCGTTAATGCCCTTAATTATTCCCGAAGGAGTTTCCGATTATTTTGAGATGACCCACTATTCCAAAGAAGAAAAAAGACTGGATATCTTTCTGGAGGAACTCAATAATACACCTGAAGAATATCAAGGCCAGAAGTTGATTTCCAAGGGGTTTTTCGAACCCGTTACCCTTCAAGATTTTCCTATCCGTGGCATGCAGGTCTATCTTCATGTCAAGCGCCGCAGGTGGCTCAATCAGGATACCGATAAAGTAGTCTACAGAAATTGGGAACTAGTAGCCAAAGGGACGCGCATCACACAGGATTTCGCAGCTTTTTTAAAAGGTATCAGCGGACAACCAGGCTCATAG
- a CDS encoding ISAon1 family transposase: protein MSASKLRRYYRNKLSGFQDWEHRENARDGLIFPQNVSGHLSIDETCLSHGELYTVVTNKEARGKKGTIVAILNGTKSENIIPILQKIPQRLRNKVQEITLDLAGNMGLIAKRCFPNAVQVIDRFHVQQLATEALQEIRIKHRWQAIDDENQAIDQARKNKETYFPEVLSNSETIKQLLARSRYLLYKSEHKWTYEQRERAAVLFERYPDIEKAYRLSQELSWIFNTTIDKIYAFTRLAKWADKVEQAGFKSFNTVSRTINIHHKKILNYFDNKSTNASAESFNAKIKAFRSQFRGVGDINFFLFRLTKLFA, encoded by the coding sequence ATATCAGCCAGTAAACTAAGGAGATACTACCGCAATAAACTGAGCGGTTTCCAGGATTGGGAGCATCGCGAAAATGCGCGAGATGGATTGATCTTCCCACAGAATGTCAGCGGCCATCTTTCTATTGACGAGACCTGCCTATCCCATGGCGAGCTCTATACCGTTGTCACCAATAAAGAAGCACGGGGCAAAAAAGGGACTATTGTAGCCATACTGAACGGGACAAAATCAGAGAACATTATCCCGATCCTTCAAAAGATCCCACAGAGATTACGAAATAAAGTTCAAGAGATAACGCTTGATCTAGCCGGTAATATGGGATTGATAGCCAAAAGATGCTTTCCCAATGCTGTTCAGGTAATAGACCGTTTCCATGTTCAGCAACTTGCTACCGAAGCGCTTCAGGAAATAAGGATAAAGCACCGCTGGCAGGCCATTGACGATGAAAATCAGGCAATTGACCAAGCACGAAAGAATAAGGAAACCTATTTTCCGGAAGTCCTATCCAACAGTGAAACCATCAAACAGTTACTTGCAAGAAGCCGATACCTGCTTTATAAAAGTGAACATAAATGGACTTACGAGCAAAGAGAAAGGGCTGCTGTACTCTTTGAGCGATATCCTGATATTGAAAAGGCGTACAGGCTATCCCAAGAACTCTCTTGGATATTCAACACCACCATAGATAAGATCTACGCCTTTACAAGGTTGGCAAAATGGGCGGATAAAGTGGAACAGGCTGGCTTCAAGTCATTCAACACCGTCTCCAGAACCATAAATATCCATCACAAAAAAATATTGAACTACTTCGACAACAAGAGTACAAATGCTTCAGCAGAATCTTTCAATGCAAAGATAAAAGCTTTCAGAAGTCAGTTTAGAGGTGTAGGTGACATCAATTTCTTCCTGTTCAGATTGACCAAATTATTTGCGTAG
- a CDS encoding tyrosine-type recombinase/integrase, which produces MAKINNKTKENPKLLQKQLNDGRLSLYLEYYLGYNKFIDPDGVLKIKHNRKKETLSLYLYSNPRTAEQRQLNKHNLALAMEIRAEKEKELRYADVGKPSPIKLKINFWDYYQKYVDAYDKKDVRVIVGSFNRFKSFVNERYPNLSQVLKPDQIDRFMVQKFVDYLQENSVGEGARTYFARFKKVIKSAVDRDIIRKNPCDGIRCIAQDNIISKDILSIDEYRKLANTPYQNQHIIRAFFVSLYAGYRFCDVKSLKYSDIDYENRIIRVQQEKVKGKSSNSVVITPLSDSLLGFIGYPTNPNDRDEFVFELPSHTGCLKALRKWTARAGIKKHITWHCARHSFGFALLSGENKVDIKTVGALMGHSGLKHTVRYTHTNDILKKNAIESLPTLTLEETL; this is translated from the coding sequence ATGGCGAAAATAAATAATAAAACAAAGGAGAATCCTAAGCTTTTACAAAAACAATTAAATGACGGGCGGTTAAGTTTATACCTTGAATACTACTTAGGGTATAACAAGTTCATTGATCCAGACGGTGTGCTAAAGATAAAGCATAACCGAAAGAAAGAGACATTAAGCCTGTATCTGTATTCAAATCCACGAACGGCAGAACAGAGACAATTAAATAAACACAATCTAGCTTTGGCGATGGAGATCAGAGCTGAAAAAGAAAAAGAATTACGGTATGCAGATGTTGGCAAACCCAGTCCAATCAAGTTAAAGATTAATTTTTGGGATTACTATCAAAAATATGTTGATGCTTATGATAAAAAAGATGTTAGGGTAATTGTCGGCTCTTTCAATAGGTTTAAGTCATTTGTAAATGAAAGGTATCCTAATCTCTCTCAGGTACTCAAGCCAGACCAGATTGACCGATTCATGGTTCAGAAGTTTGTTGATTATCTGCAAGAAAATTCTGTTGGAGAGGGTGCAAGAACCTATTTCGCACGGTTCAAGAAAGTGATAAAGTCTGCTGTCGATCGTGATATTATCAGGAAGAATCCCTGTGATGGTATTAGGTGTATTGCTCAGGACAACATTATATCAAAAGATATCTTATCCATTGATGAATATCGAAAATTGGCTAATACCCCATATCAAAATCAACATATAATACGGGCTTTTTTCGTAAGTTTATATGCAGGATATCGATTTTGTGATGTCAAGTCGCTGAAATATAGTGATATTGACTATGAAAATAGGATAATTCGAGTACAGCAGGAAAAGGTCAAAGGCAAATCAAGTAACTCGGTAGTGATTACTCCATTGAGCGATAGTTTGCTTGGATTCATTGGTTATCCGACCAATCCTAATGATAGGGACGAATTTGTATTTGAACTTCCGAGCCATACCGGATGTTTAAAAGCGTTAAGAAAATGGACTGCTCGTGCAGGCATCAAGAAACATATTACTTGGCATTGTGCACGTCATTCCTTTGGATTTGCACTATTATCTGGAGAAAATAAGGTAGACATCAAAACAGTTGGTGCACTAATGGGACACAGCGGATTGAAACACACGGTAAGATACACGCATACAAATGATATTTTGAAAAAAAATGCTATTGAGTCATTACCGACTCTAACATTGGAGGAAACGTTATGA
- a CDS encoding helix-turn-helix domain-containing protein: protein MKTIEDKLRKIEKLLLGKKEALTFDEVCNYTGISPSYMYKLTSARKVPHYKPHGKLVYFKIQEINEWLLKNPVATEEDIKSEAVRRVFHF, encoded by the coding sequence ATGAAGACAATTGAAGACAAATTGAGAAAGATTGAAAAGCTTCTCCTCGGAAAGAAAGAAGCATTGACTTTTGACGAAGTGTGCAATTATACTGGAATTTCACCGTCCTATATGTATAAACTTACTTCGGCTAGAAAGGTTCCACATTATAAACCTCATGGGAAGCTGGTCTATTTCAAAATTCAAGAAATAAACGAATGGCTACTAAAGAATCCGGTGGCTACGGAGGAAGATATCAAATCTGAAGCAGTAAGACGAGTTTTTCATTTCTAA
- a CDS encoding AAA family ATPase: protein MKEELNLLAVKTANQTLKDASLLPDPTFLYEPLVVEGELTILFADTGIGKTALSVQIAMHIALCYVLLYVDLELTDKQFEKRYRDSDGNHFQFPEKFYRATYEIMHEIPENGNYEQFFIQSLKDRIKEVDAKVVVLDNMTKVTASSTDTAKSTIPIMNALSAMKFEEGITFLILEHNKKVEEWKPISLNDLQGSKMKSNFADSVFTIGRSAFDKSLRYIKQLKVRSGELIYDEENVLLCELSTNEGYLGFNQLGFRHEKELLKSKEASSYEENIEQVLELKSKGYSNVQIGKQLQCSESTIRKWLKKAEQ, encoded by the coding sequence ATGAAAGAAGAACTAAACTTGTTGGCTGTCAAAACTGCCAATCAGACATTAAAAGATGCCTCTTTACTTCCTGACCCTACGTTTCTCTATGAACCGTTAGTTGTTGAGGGTGAATTGACAATCCTATTTGCGGATACAGGTATCGGAAAGACAGCGTTGAGCGTTCAGATCGCTATGCATATCGCATTATGCTATGTGCTACTGTATGTTGATTTGGAATTGACTGATAAGCAATTCGAAAAGCGATATCGAGATTCAGACGGCAATCATTTCCAGTTTCCTGAGAAATTCTATCGTGCTACATATGAAATCATGCACGAGATACCTGAAAACGGCAATTATGAGCAGTTCTTTATCCAGTCGTTAAAAGACAGAATCAAGGAAGTCGATGCTAAAGTAGTTGTATTGGATAATATGACGAAAGTCACTGCGTCTTCTACAGATACTGCAAAGTCAACGATTCCGATTATGAATGCTTTGTCGGCTATGAAGTTTGAAGAGGGAATTACCTTTCTGATCTTGGAACACAACAAAAAGGTAGAGGAATGGAAGCCTATCAGCCTCAACGACCTGCAAGGATCGAAAATGAAATCCAATTTCGCCGATTCTGTTTTCACGATAGGTCGATCAGCATTTGACAAAAGTCTTCGCTACATCAAGCAACTCAAGGTAAGAAGCGGCGAATTAATCTATGACGAGGAAAATGTGCTGTTGTGCGAATTGTCGACCAACGAAGGTTACTTGGGATTCAATCAGCTTGGATTCCGCCATGAGAAAGAGCTTTTGAAATCGAAAGAGGCTTCTAGTTACGAAGAAAACATCGAACAGGTGTTGGAATTGAAAAGCAAGGGCTATTCTAACGTTCAAATTGGCAAGCAACTACAGTGTAGCGAATCAACCATCCGAAAATGGCTAAAAAAAGCCGAACAATAA
- a CDS encoding toprim domain-containing protein encodes MNNDNIIEAYLALNGVFPAKRYRNYLIYHAPYRPDRTPSMKVENDQWFDFGLGEGGGLKQLQQKMGEVTNLFYHETGNTHEFSSRSENAMRLNYTKDIGTNEVLNQYLQTRGISIPIAKKYCREVYYSNWNKKFFAIGLPTINPNSFALRNKDFKGNLGSGVSFFSNGCIGKRLVVFEGCFSMLSFWQMFKDFQNLIGGDVLVLNSLANKNHLDGYASEYRQVNLYLDNDDAGKLATKELMNRHQNVDDLSALYENVNDMNDHLQSWNEMISSIKFTGR; translated from the coding sequence ATGAATAACGACAATATAATCGAAGCTTATTTGGCTTTAAACGGGGTTTTCCCTGCAAAACGATATAGAAACTATTTGATTTACCATGCGCCGTACAGACCGGATCGAACTCCATCAATGAAGGTCGAGAATGATCAATGGTTTGATTTCGGACTAGGGGAAGGTGGAGGCCTGAAACAACTGCAACAGAAGATGGGTGAAGTGACAAACTTATTTTATCACGAAACTGGTAATACACACGAATTTTCCAGTCGTTCAGAAAACGCTATGAGATTAAACTACACGAAAGATATCGGCACCAACGAAGTTCTCAATCAATACCTCCAAACTAGAGGGATATCTATACCAATAGCAAAGAAATATTGCAGAGAAGTATATTATTCGAACTGGAATAAGAAATTCTTTGCGATAGGATTGCCGACTATAAATCCCAACTCTTTTGCACTAAGGAATAAGGACTTCAAAGGAAATCTTGGTTCCGGTGTTTCTTTTTTTTCAAATGGATGTATTGGTAAACGATTGGTGGTTTTCGAAGGTTGTTTTTCGATGCTAAGCTTTTGGCAGATGTTTAAAGATTTCCAAAATCTGATAGGTGGAGATGTACTAGTTCTGAATTCTTTGGCCAATAAGAATCATTTGGATGGCTATGCCTCGGAATATCGACAGGTCAATTTATATCTGGACAACGACGATGCCGGAAAGCTTGCCACAAAGGAACTAATGAACAGGCATCAAAACGTCGATGATCTTTCAGCCTTATATGAAAATGTCAATGACATGAACGATCATCTACAGAGTTGGAACGAAATGATTTCGTCTATCAAATTTACTGGTAGATAG
- a CDS encoding plasmid mobilization protein, whose amino-acid sequence MKKENLNKKVEVRFSPSDFQRLKSLSKSANMSVSRYIRTACFNRKVEAKFTDEERSFFRNLSMIGNNLNQIAKTINSQIKDNTIEFRLINSLDHLDFFINKLLKDDSQDH is encoded by the coding sequence ATGAAAAAAGAAAATCTAAATAAAAAAGTCGAAGTCCGGTTCAGTCCGTCGGATTTTCAAAGGCTAAAAAGTTTGTCTAAATCAGCAAATATGAGCGTGAGCCGATATATACGAACCGCCTGTTTTAACAGGAAAGTGGAAGCTAAATTTACGGATGAAGAACGGTCATTTTTTCGCAATTTGTCGATGATCGGTAACAATCTAAACCAAATTGCAAAAACAATAAACTCGCAGATTAAAGATAATACTATTGAGTTCAGGTTAATCAATTCACTGGATCACCTTGATTTTTTTATCAATAAACTTTTGAAAGATGATAGCCAAGATCATTAA